The stretch of DNA GCGGGGACGCGGAGAAACAGATCGAGTGCATAAAAGGGGAACTCGGGATAGAGGGTGACCACATCCCGCAGTCATATCTCGAACTGCTCAGACCCTGAGCAGCTCGATCCCGATAGCCTTCGGCTCGTCGCCGAAGTGGATCATGGCGCAGTAGCCCTCTGATGCCGGGCCCGGGTTGACGACCTTGACGCCGTCCACCTCTTCCACGCCCCTCTGTTCGTGCATATGGGCGCAGCATACGAGATCGAACTCGTTCATGTGGTTTTTCACGCTGGTGCTCCCGACGTGCTCTTCCCCGGCAAGGTCCAGGACCCCGTGGGGCGGTGCATGGGAGATCAGCACATTATGGACGTTTTTGTCCATATGTGATATGGCCCGTACGATCAGGCGCTCAATTTCAGGTTCTTGCAGTTCAAACGGTGTATCAAATGGCGTCGGATTTGAGCCGCCGATTCCGGCGAGGGACACCTTTCCGATCGAGAAACTCGATCCGTGGAGGTTGACGCAGTCCGAGTGTTCAAGCGCATCGCAGATATCACATGGATCACAGTTGCCCGGTACCGCAAAGCACGGTACGTCGATGAGCGCGCTCATCTTCCTGACCATGTCGCATGG from Methanofollis liminatans DSM 4140 encodes:
- a CDS encoding metallophosphoesterase family protein, which encodes MIDVLLLADLHGQLGKMEAFLDLQPDIVIIAGDLTQFGPCDMVRKMSALIDVPCFAVPGNCDPCDICDALEHSDCVNLHGSSFSIGKVSLAGIGGSNPTPFDTPFELQEPEIERLIVRAISHMDKNVHNVLISHAPPHGVLDLAGEEHVGSTSVKNHMNEFDLVCCAHMHEQRGVEEVDGVKVVNPGPASEGYCAMIHFGDEPKAIGIELLRV